From one Lotus japonicus ecotype B-129 chromosome 3, LjGifu_v1.2 genomic stretch:
- the LOC130747307 gene encoding BTB/POZ domain-containing protein POB1-like has translation MVFDVGFAFNDSNFSDRVLRIEITTDPPPNSDIAATANAYQVRHGKRKREDEETTVEGLPSVANNDDSTVKTLHINSLILAVKSTFFLKLFSNGMRESEQRHVTLKINASEEASLMELLNFMYRNSLNMLDVVVAADKFGVSSCMRYCTNLLLNSPMTPDSALLYLDLPHSVLMADTFQPLANAAKKYLAGRYKDITKFEEEVMAFPICGIEAILASNELEVESEDDVYDFVLKWARQHYNRPEERRVNL, from the coding sequence ATGGTTTTCGATGTTGGCTTCGCTTTCAATGACAGCAATTTCTCCGACAGGGTTCTCCGAATTGAGATCACGACCGATCCGCCGCCTAATTCAGACATCGCCGCCACCGCCAACGCTTACCAGGTTCGCCACGGCAAGAGGAAACGCGAAGATGAAGAGACGACGGTTGAAGGGTTGCCCTCTGTGGCAAACAACGATGATTCAACGGTTAAAACCCTGCATATCAATTCTCTTATCTTGGCTGTCAAAAGCACTTTCTTCCTTAAGCTTTTCTCTAATGGGATGAGGGAGTCAGAGCAAAGACATGTCACCCTTAAAATTAATGCATCTGAAGAAGCTTCTCTCATGGAGTTACTGAATTTTATGTATAGAAATTCCTTGAATATGTTGGATGTGGTTGTAGCTGCTGATAAATTTGGAGTCTCTTCATGCATGAGATACTGTACCAATTTATTGCTAAATTCCCCCATGACACCTGACTCCGCATTACTTTATCTGGATCTTCCTCATAGCGTCTTAATGGCTGATACATTCCAACCACTGGCTAATGCTGCAAAGAAGTATCTTGCAGGCAGATACAAGGATATAACCAAGTTTGAGGAAGAGGTTATGGCCTTTCCTATTTGTGGAATAGAGGCAATCTTGGCTTCTAATGAACTAGAGGTTGAATCAGAAGATGATGTATATGACTTTGTTTTAAAGTGGGCTAGACAACACTATAACAGACCGGAAGAAAGGAGAGTTAACCTGTGA
- the LOC130747310 gene encoding uncharacterized protein LOC130747310 translates to MAAIYSLYIINKSGGLIYYKDYGSAGRMDTNDTLRVASLWHSMHAISQQLSPVSGCAGIELLQADTFDLHCFQSLTGTKFFVVSEPGTQQMESLLKFVYELYTDYVLKNPFYEMEMPIRCELFDINLTQAVQKDRVALLAR, encoded by the exons ATGGCAGCTATTTACAGTCTTTACATCATCAACAAGTCTGGTGGATTGATCTACTATAAG GATTATGGATCTGCTGGACGAATGGATACCAATGATACGTTACGGGTGGCTAGTTTATGGCATTCCATGCATGCCATCTCTCAGCAGTTATCACCTGTTTCAGGTTGTGCAGGAATTGAGCTACTCCAAGCTGACACATTTGATCTCCATTGCTTCCAATCACTGACAG GGACAAAGTTTTTTGTGGTCTCTGAGCCTGGAACTCAACAAATGGAAAGTTTATTGAAATTCGTATATGAATTATACACGGATTATGTTTTGAAGAACCCCTTCTATGAGATGGAGATGCCTATTCGTTGTGAGCTCTTCGATATCAACCTAACTCAAGCAGTACAAAAAGATCGTGTTGCATTGTTGGCCCGATGA
- the LOC130747306 gene encoding 18S rRNA (guanine-N(7))-methyltransferase RID2-like isoform X2 encodes MVRGSLLAVKTCLRSHGIRSWLRIIVSSLKEEWIHITLGWECGKTAPQTLLWTMNLLQGLGQQRSLLWLCNADKSSHNPRLRLKAFFTSLYRCLTNGARAVFQVYPENLDQRELILNAAMHAGFAGGIVVDFPHSSKRRKEFLVLTCGQRSINASLSKPKDGNEESCSDDDNDEDEENQTVCISDRHRPQKKQKNNNKKGKGRDWILRKKEQMRRRGNAVPQDTKYTGRKRKDRF; translated from the exons ATGGTGAGGGGAAGTCTTTTGGCTGTAAAAACTTGTTTGCGATCCCATGGAATTCGTTCATGGCTGAGGATAATCGTTTCTTCATTAAAG GAGGAGTGGATTCACATTACTTTGGGCTGGGAATGTGGAAAAACAGCTCCGCAAACTTTACTCTGGACTATGAATTTGTTGCAAGGTCTAGGACAACAGAGGAGTTTGTTA TGGTTATGTAATGCTGATAAATCCTCTCACAACCCTCGATTAAGATTGAA GGCTTTTTTCACATCTTTATATAGATGCTTAACAAATGGAGCTAGAGCAGTATTTCAAGTGTATCCTGAAAATCTAGACCAGCGTGAGCTGATTTTGAATGCTGCAATGCATGCTGGATTTGCTGGTGGTATAGTGGTGGATTTTCCACACAG TTCAAAGAGGAGAAAAGAGTTTCTTGTTCTCACATGTGGTCAACGATCGATAAATGCATCCCTGTCCAAGCCTAAAGATGGAAATGAGGAGAGTTGCTCTGATGATgacaatgatgaagatgaagaaaatcaGACA GTGTGTATCTCAGACAGGCATAGAccccaaaagaaacagaaaaacaaCAATAAGAAGGGCAAGGGGAGAGATTGGATTCTGAGGAAGAAGGAGCAgatgagaagaagaggaaatgcTGTTCCTCAAGACACCAAGTACACAGGTCGGAAAAGGAAAGATCGCTTTTGA
- the LOC130743012 gene encoding 18S rRNA (guanine-N(7))-methyltransferase RID2-like, which yields MASRPEVVAPPEIFYDDAEARKYTSSSRIIQIQASLSERALELLALPDDGVPKLLLDIGCGSGLSGETLSENGHHWIGLDISPSMLNVALEREVEGDLLVGDMGQGLGLRPGVIDGAISISAVQWLCNADKSSHNPRLRLKAFFTSLYRCLTNGARAVFQVYPENLDQRELILNAAMHAGFAGGIVVDFPHSSKRRKEFLVLTCGQRSINASLSKPKDGNEESCSDDDNDEDEENQTVCISDRHRPRKKQKNNNKKGKGRDWILRKKEQMRRRGNAVPQDTKYTGRKRKDLF from the exons ATGGCGTCAAGACCCGAGGTAGTGGCACCGCCAGAGATATTCTATGACGATGCTGAAGCACGCAAGTACACTTCTTCTTCCCGTATTATTCAAATCCAG GCAAGTCTGTCAGAGAGAGCCTTGGAGCTACTTGCTTTGCCTGATGATGGTGTTCCGAAATTACTTCTTGACATTG GTTGTGGATCGGGACTTAGCGGTGAAACACTCTCGGAAAATGGACACCATTGGATTGGTCTTGACATTTCACCTTCCATGCTTA ACGTTGCGCTGGAGCGAGAAGTTGAAGGTGACCTTTTAGTGGGTGACATGGGTCAG GGTTTAGGGCTTCGTCCTGGAGTTATTGATGGTGCCATCAGTATATCTGCTGTTCAG TGGTTATGTAATGCTGATAAATCCTCTCACAACCCTCGATTAAGATTGAA GGCTTTTTTCACATCTTTATATAGATGCTTAACAAATGGAGCTAGAGCAGTATTTCAAGTGTATCCTGAAAATCTAGACCAGCGTGAGCTGATTTTGAATGCTGCAATGCATGCTGGATTTGCTGGTGGTATAGTGGTGGATTTTCCACACAG TTCAAAGAGGAGAAAAGAGTTTCTTGTTCTCACATGTGGTCAACGATCGATAAATGCATCCCTGTCCAAGCCTAAAGATGGAAATGAGGAGAGTTGCTCTGATGATgacaatgatgaagatgaagaaaatcaGACA GTGTGTATCTCAGACAGGCATAGACCCCGaaagaaacagaaaaacaaCAATAAGAAGGGCAAGGGGAGAGATTGGATTCTGAGGAAGAAGGAGCAgatgagaagaagaggaaatgcTGTTCCTCAAGACACCAAGTACACAGGTCGGAAAAGGAAAGATCTCTTTTGA
- the LOC130747306 gene encoding 18S rRNA (guanine-N(7))-methyltransferase RID2-like isoform X1 produces the protein MVRGSLLAVKTCLRSHGIRSWLRIIVSSLKVFIGKKLLVGCLLIYEEEWIHITLGWECGKTAPQTLLWTMNLLQGLGQQRSLLWLCNADKSSHNPRLRLKAFFTSLYRCLTNGARAVFQVYPENLDQRELILNAAMHAGFAGGIVVDFPHSSKRRKEFLVLTCGQRSINASLSKPKDGNEESCSDDDNDEDEENQTVCISDRHRPQKKQKNNNKKGKGRDWILRKKEQMRRRGNAVPQDTKYTGRKRKDRF, from the exons ATGGTGAGGGGAAGTCTTTTGGCTGTAAAAACTTGTTTGCGATCCCATGGAATTCGTTCATGGCTGAGGATAATCGTTTCTTCATTAAAG GTTTTTATTGGAAAGAAGTTGTTGGTAGGATGCTTGCTTATATATGAG GAGGAGTGGATTCACATTACTTTGGGCTGGGAATGTGGAAAAACAGCTCCGCAAACTTTACTCTGGACTATGAATTTGTTGCAAGGTCTAGGACAACAGAGGAGTTTGTTA TGGTTATGTAATGCTGATAAATCCTCTCACAACCCTCGATTAAGATTGAA GGCTTTTTTCACATCTTTATATAGATGCTTAACAAATGGAGCTAGAGCAGTATTTCAAGTGTATCCTGAAAATCTAGACCAGCGTGAGCTGATTTTGAATGCTGCAATGCATGCTGGATTTGCTGGTGGTATAGTGGTGGATTTTCCACACAG TTCAAAGAGGAGAAAAGAGTTTCTTGTTCTCACATGTGGTCAACGATCGATAAATGCATCCCTGTCCAAGCCTAAAGATGGAAATGAGGAGAGTTGCTCTGATGATgacaatgatgaagatgaagaaaatcaGACA GTGTGTATCTCAGACAGGCATAGAccccaaaagaaacagaaaaacaaCAATAAGAAGGGCAAGGGGAGAGATTGGATTCTGAGGAAGAAGGAGCAgatgagaagaagaggaaatgcTGTTCCTCAAGACACCAAGTACACAGGTCGGAAAAGGAAAGATCGCTTTTGA
- the LOC130747308 gene encoding uncharacterized protein LOC130747308, whose product MEQEEQELRKKIEEAEEELKKVREECRMKMSRNRMFKYMAAGKITEDLGIDEIQGLHHVIDLDMKKVNDRIQELKKAKVTEEEKGKKPLDDGNLKKI is encoded by the coding sequence ATGGAGcaggaggagcaagagttgaggaagAAGATCGAGGAGGCTGAGGAGGAGCTGAAGAAGGTCCGTGAAGAATGCAGGATGAAGATGTCGAGGAATCGAATGTTCAAGTACATGGCTGCTGGAAAGATTACAGAGGATTTAGGGATTGATGAGATTCAAGGGCTGCACCATGTCATTGATTTGGATATGAAGAAAGTCAATGACAGGATTCAGGAGCTAAAAAAGGCAAAAGtgacagaagaagaaaaagggaaGAAACCACTTGATGATGGAAACCTCAAGAAGATCTAG